One genomic region from Evansella sp. LMS18 encodes:
- the bcd gene encoding branched-chain amino acid dehydrogenase, which translates to MELFKYMETYDYEQVVVCQDKQSGLKAIIAIHDTTLGPALGGTRMWTYATEEEAFEDALRLAKGMTYKNAAAGLNLGGGKTVIIGDPRKDKNEAMFRAFGRYIQGLGGRYITAEDVGTTVEDMDIIYSETDYVTGISPAFGSSGNPSPVTGYGVYVGMKAAAKEAFGTDSLEGKRVAVQGVGNVAYAMCRHLHEEGAKLIITDINKEAVQRAVEEFGAEAVDPADIYSVDCDIYAPCALGATINDETISQLKARVIAGAANNQLKETRHGDIIQEMGIVYAPDYVINSGGVINVADELLGYNRERALKKVETIYDSISTIFEISKRDQIPSYKAADRMAEERIETMRRSRKQFLQNGMNILSRGR; encoded by the coding sequence ATGGAATTGTTTAAGTACATGGAAACTTATGATTATGAACAGGTGGTTGTCTGCCAGGATAAGCAGTCAGGATTGAAAGCAATTATCGCAATTCATGATACAACACTCGGGCCAGCCCTTGGCGGTACAAGGATGTGGACTTACGCTACTGAAGAAGAAGCTTTTGAGGACGCACTTCGTCTTGCAAAAGGGATGACATATAAAAATGCCGCCGCAGGACTCAATCTTGGCGGAGGAAAAACAGTTATCATCGGAGATCCGCGCAAAGATAAAAATGAAGCAATGTTCCGGGCATTCGGCCGTTATATCCAAGGCCTTGGAGGACGTTATATCACAGCTGAAGACGTTGGGACAACAGTTGAGGATATGGATATTATTTATTCAGAAACGGATTATGTTACGGGGATTTCTCCAGCGTTCGGATCTTCCGGAAACCCGTCCCCTGTTACAGGCTACGGCGTATATGTAGGTATGAAAGCTGCCGCAAAGGAAGCCTTCGGGACAGATTCCCTTGAAGGGAAAAGAGTCGCGGTGCAAGGGGTAGGGAATGTTGCCTACGCAATGTGCCGCCACCTGCATGAAGAAGGAGCGAAGCTGATTATTACTGATATCAACAAAGAAGCTGTCCAAAGGGCTGTAGAAGAATTTGGAGCTGAAGCGGTAGACCCGGCGGATATATACAGTGTGGACTGTGATATATATGCTCCATGTGCGCTCGGTGCGACAATTAATGACGAGACCATTTCACAGCTTAAGGCCAGGGTAATAGCGGGAGCTGCGAACAACCAGCTCAAAGAAACAAGGCATGGAGATATCATTCAGGAAATGGGCATTGTATACGCGCCTGATTATGTTATCAATTCAGGCGGTGTTATTAATGTTGCTGATGAGCTGTTAGGTTACAACAGAGAAAGAGCTCTGAAAAAAGTGGAAACAATTTATGACAGTATCTCAACGATTTTTGAAATTTCAAAGAGGGATCAGATTCCTTCCTATAAAGCTGCTGACAGAATGGCTGAGGAAAGAATTGAAACGATGAGGCGTTCACGTAAACAATTCCTTCAGAACGGCATGAACATTTTAAGCCGAGGCAGATAA
- the buk gene encoding butyrate kinase — translation MEGNSVEHKEDFRILTINPGSTSTKIGVFDNERIIIEETIRHDRDKLNDYDSIIDQYPFRKQMILETLDNHGMNLSKLSAVVGRGGLLRPIEGGTYEVNDRMIQDLRKGYSGQHASNLGGILAEEIASQLNIPSYIVDPVVVDELDEIAKVSGFADFERKSIFHALNQKAVARRVADELKTSYKELSLIVVHMGGGITVGVHKNGRVIDVNNGLHGEGPFSPERAGTVPAGDLVSMCFSGEFYADEIMKKIVGQGGLVGYLGTNDAVEVENRIAKGDEKAELVYDAMAYQIAKEIGAAAAVLSGKTDAIILTGGLAYGKEFVSKITERIQWIADVIIKPGENELQALAEGALRVLRDEEEAKEY, via the coding sequence ATGGAGGGCAATAGTGTGGAACACAAAGAAGATTTCAGAATACTAACGATTAATCCAGGATCTACGTCGACCAAAATTGGCGTCTTTGATAATGAAAGAATTATCATTGAAGAAACGATCCGCCATGACAGGGACAAACTGAATGATTACGATTCAATCATCGACCAGTATCCTTTCCGGAAACAGATGATTCTGGAAACTCTCGATAACCACGGAATGAATTTATCCAAGTTGTCCGCTGTTGTTGGAAGAGGGGGACTGCTTCGGCCTATTGAAGGTGGAACATACGAAGTAAATGACAGGATGATTCAGGATCTGAGAAAAGGGTATTCCGGTCAGCATGCTTCAAACCTTGGGGGGATTCTCGCAGAGGAGATTGCTTCCCAGCTTAATATTCCTTCTTACATTGTGGATCCTGTCGTGGTAGATGAACTGGACGAAATTGCAAAGGTATCAGGCTTTGCTGATTTTGAAAGGAAAAGTATTTTTCATGCCCTGAACCAGAAAGCGGTCGCCAGGAGAGTAGCGGATGAACTGAAGACATCGTATAAGGAGCTTTCCCTTATCGTCGTCCATATGGGCGGTGGTATTACTGTCGGAGTCCATAAAAACGGGCGTGTAATCGATGTTAATAACGGTCTGCATGGGGAAGGCCCATTCTCACCGGAAAGGGCCGGAACCGTGCCTGCGGGTGATTTAGTTTCCATGTGCTTTTCAGGGGAATTTTATGCGGACGAAATTATGAAGAAGATTGTTGGACAGGGCGGGCTTGTTGGTTACTTAGGTACCAACGATGCAGTCGAAGTAGAAAACCGGATCGCTAAAGGCGATGAGAAAGCGGAGCTTGTATATGACGCGATGGCTTATCAGATCGCAAAAGAAATAGGAGCTGCCGCTGCTGTACTGTCAGGAAAAACAGATGCAATTATCCTTACTGGCGGACTGGCTTATGGAAAGGAATTTGTCAGCAAAATAACAGAAAGAATTCAGTGGATAGCCGACGTTATTATTAAGCCTGGGGAAAATGAACTGCAGGCGCTGGCAGAAGGAGCTCTCCGCGTCCTACGGGATGAGGAAGAAGCTAAGGAATATTAA
- the lpdA gene encoding dihydrolipoyl dehydrogenase: MAKDYDLVVLGAGTGGYVAAIRASQLGMKVAVVEKENLGGTCLHKGCIPSKALLRSAEVYKTVQKSADFGVETSEPGLNFLKVQERKQGIVDQLHKGVQHLMKKGKIDVFHGHGRILGPSIFSPSPGTISVENNDGSENEMLVPKFVLIATGSRPKTLPGLEIDKEKIMTSDEALQMEELPASITIVGGGVIGIEWASMLADFGVEVTVLEYLPRILPLEDEDISKEMLRAMKKKKVKIVTSAKVLADQVKTDGDKVIVPYEHKGETKYAETEKVLVSVGRAANISDIGLQNTDIKTEKDFIVTNEYYQTKESHIYAIGDVIGGLQLAHVASHEGIAAVEHMADGDPHPVNPDMVAKCTYSSPEAASVGLTEADAKEKGYEVKTGTFPFKAIGKALVNGDTTGFVKFVSDAKTDDLLGVHMVGPHVTDMISEAALAKVLDAAHWEVAETIHPHPSLSEAVGEAALAVDGKAIHGG, translated from the coding sequence ATGGCTAAAGATTACGATTTAGTAGTACTGGGTGCAGGAACCGGGGGCTACGTTGCAGCAATTCGTGCTTCCCAGTTAGGAATGAAAGTCGCTGTGGTTGAAAAGGAGAACCTCGGAGGGACATGCCTTCATAAGGGCTGTATTCCGAGCAAGGCACTACTCAGAAGTGCGGAAGTGTATAAAACAGTTCAGAAAAGCGCTGATTTCGGCGTGGAAACGTCTGAGCCTGGACTCAATTTCCTGAAAGTGCAGGAAAGAAAACAAGGAATCGTGGACCAGCTTCATAAAGGCGTACAGCATCTGATGAAAAAAGGCAAGATTGATGTATTTCATGGCCATGGAAGAATTTTAGGTCCTTCTATATTTTCTCCGTCACCAGGGACAATTTCTGTAGAGAATAATGACGGATCTGAAAATGAAATGCTTGTTCCGAAATTTGTTCTAATTGCCACTGGCAGCAGGCCGAAAACACTGCCGGGTCTTGAAATCGATAAAGAAAAGATCATGACCTCAGATGAAGCGCTCCAAATGGAAGAACTGCCGGCATCGATTACTATCGTTGGCGGAGGGGTAATAGGTATCGAGTGGGCGTCAATGCTTGCAGACTTCGGTGTGGAAGTAACTGTTCTCGAATATCTGCCAAGAATACTGCCGCTCGAAGACGAAGATATTTCTAAAGAGATGCTGCGGGCAATGAAGAAAAAGAAAGTGAAAATTGTAACTTCCGCCAAGGTGCTAGCAGATCAGGTTAAAACTGATGGGGATAAGGTAATCGTCCCTTATGAGCACAAAGGTGAAACAAAATACGCAGAAACAGAAAAGGTGCTTGTTTCGGTAGGGAGAGCTGCAAATATCTCTGATATAGGTCTCCAAAACACAGATATTAAGACAGAGAAGGATTTTATCGTCACCAACGAATATTACCAGACGAAAGAATCTCATATTTATGCGATCGGAGATGTTATCGGCGGCCTTCAGCTTGCCCATGTTGCTTCCCATGAGGGAATTGCAGCTGTGGAGCATATGGCTGACGGAGACCCTCATCCAGTGAATCCCGACATGGTAGCAAAATGTACTTATTCTTCTCCTGAAGCAGCTAGTGTAGGACTTACGGAAGCAGATGCTAAAGAGAAAGGCTACGAAGTAAAAACAGGAACATTTCCTTTTAAAGCAATCGGAAAGGCTCTGGTGAACGGGGATACAACAGGTTTTGTTAAATTTGTTTCAGATGCGAAAACAGACGATCTTCTCGGGGTACATATGGTTGGCCCGCATGTCACTGATATGATATCTGAAGCTGCTCTGGCTAAAGTACTTGATGCCGCTCATTGGGAAGTTGCGGAGACAATACATCCTCATCCCAGCCTGTCTGAAGCGGTCGGCGAAGCAGCACTTGCCGTTGATGGTAAGGCCATTCACGGAGGATAG
- a CDS encoding thiamine pyrophosphate-dependent dehydrogenase E1 component subunit alpha: MSELRHQQLGLSDETVLKMYETMLMARMIDERMWLLNRAGKIPFVISCQGQEAAQVGAAFALNKEKDYVLPYYRDMGVVLTFGMTPQELMLSGFAKAEDPNSGGRQMPGHFGQKKNRIVTGSSPVTTQLPHAVGFGLAAKMKKQDFVSFTTLGEGSSNQGDFHEGINFASVHDLPCIFMVENNKYAISVPLEKQLNCENVSDRAVGYGIPGVTVDGNDPLAVYEAISEARERAVKGDGPTLVETVSYRLTPHSSDDDDSVYRAKEEVAEAKKKDNIITFGNYLKETGLLTEEKEEEIRGKLRKIIDEATEYAENAPYAEPESALKHVYGEE, encoded by the coding sequence ATGAGTGAACTGCGACACCAGCAACTAGGATTATCTGATGAAACTGTTCTGAAAATGTATGAAACTATGCTGATGGCACGGATGATAGATGAAAGAATGTGGCTTCTTAACCGTGCGGGGAAAATTCCGTTTGTAATTTCCTGTCAGGGGCAGGAAGCGGCGCAGGTTGGGGCTGCATTCGCCCTGAATAAAGAAAAGGATTATGTACTGCCTTATTACCGGGATATGGGGGTAGTTCTTACTTTCGGGATGACTCCTCAGGAATTGATGCTCTCCGGATTTGCAAAAGCTGAAGATCCGAACTCCGGAGGAAGACAAATGCCGGGACATTTTGGACAGAAGAAGAATCGAATCGTCACAGGTTCTTCCCCTGTAACTACTCAGCTTCCTCATGCAGTTGGTTTCGGCCTTGCAGCTAAAATGAAGAAACAGGATTTTGTTTCTTTTACGACATTAGGTGAAGGGTCTTCTAACCAGGGGGATTTCCATGAAGGGATAAACTTTGCAAGTGTCCATGATCTTCCATGCATATTCATGGTGGAAAACAATAAATATGCTATTTCTGTACCGCTTGAGAAACAGTTGAACTGTGAGAATGTCTCAGACCGTGCAGTTGGCTACGGCATCCCTGGCGTAACAGTGGATGGGAATGATCCTCTTGCAGTATACGAGGCGATTTCAGAAGCAAGAGAAAGAGCTGTTAAAGGGGACGGGCCAACGCTTGTTGAAACAGTTTCTTACCGTCTGACACCTCACTCCAGTGATGATGACGACAGTGTATACCGTGCTAAAGAAGAGGTTGCAGAAGCGAAGAAAAAGGACAATATTATTACTTTCGGAAATTATCTGAAGGAAACAGGGCTCCTCACTGAGGAAAAGGAAGAGGAGATCCGCGGAAAACTGAGGAAGATCATTGATGAAGCGACAGAATATGCGGAAAATGCACCGTACGCTGAACCAGAATCCGCTTTAAAACACGTATACGGAGAGGAGTGA
- a CDS encoding alpha-ketoacid dehydrogenase subunit beta, whose translation MPVRSYIEAVTLAMKEEMERDENVFVLGEDVGKRGGVFRATNGLYEQFGEERVIDTPLAESAIAGVGIGAAMYGMRPVAEMQFADFIMPAVNQIVSEAAKIRYRSNNDWTCPITIRAPYGGGVHGALYHSQSVEALFANVPGLKIVMPSTPYDVKGLLKASIRSEDPVLFFEHKRAYRLIKGEVPDEDYTLPIGKADVKREGEDITVITYGLCVHFAMQAAENLAKEGYDAHILDLRTVYPLDKEAIIEAAKKTGKVLLVTEDNKEGSIMSEVAAIIAENCLFDLDSPIQRLAGPDVPSMPYAPTMEKYFMVNPDKVEAAMKELAEF comes from the coding sequence ATGCCAGTCAGATCTTATATAGAAGCAGTTACACTTGCTATGAAGGAAGAAATGGAAAGAGATGAAAACGTATTTGTTCTTGGAGAAGATGTTGGTAAGCGTGGAGGAGTGTTCCGTGCTACTAACGGTCTGTATGAACAATTTGGAGAAGAAAGGGTTATCGATACACCGCTTGCGGAGTCAGCTATAGCCGGAGTGGGCATCGGAGCGGCTATGTACGGAATGCGTCCTGTAGCCGAAATGCAATTTGCCGATTTTATTATGCCTGCTGTAAACCAGATTGTTTCTGAAGCGGCAAAAATTCGTTACCGTTCAAATAATGACTGGACATGCCCGATTACTATCCGTGCTCCATACGGAGGGGGCGTTCACGGGGCGCTGTATCATTCTCAGTCAGTGGAAGCATTGTTCGCTAATGTGCCAGGTCTGAAAATTGTCATGCCATCAACACCTTATGATGTAAAAGGATTGCTAAAGGCTTCTATCCGAAGTGAAGATCCTGTGTTATTTTTTGAACATAAACGTGCCTACAGACTCATAAAAGGTGAAGTGCCTGATGAGGATTACACTCTTCCGATAGGGAAAGCTGATGTGAAGCGTGAAGGAGAAGACATTACCGTGATTACTTACGGCCTTTGTGTCCATTTTGCAATGCAGGCTGCAGAAAACCTCGCAAAGGAAGGGTACGATGCACATATTCTTGATCTTCGGACGGTGTATCCTCTGGATAAAGAGGCGATTATTGAAGCCGCTAAGAAAACAGGGAAAGTGCTCCTCGTAACAGAGGATAACAAGGAAGGCAGCATCATGAGCGAAGTAGCAGCCATCATTGCGGAAAACTGCTTATTCGACCTGGATTCACCTATCCAGCGTCTTGCAGGTCCTGACGTCCCTTCAATGCCGTATGCGCCAACGATGGAAAAATATTTTATGGTTAATCCGGATAAAGTGGAAGCTGCTATGAAGGAGCTTGCAGAATTTTAA
- a CDS encoding dihydrolipoamide acetyltransferase family protein, which translates to MATEITMPQLGESVTEGTITKWLVQPGDQVNKYDPIAEVMTDKVNAEVPSSYTGTIKELIAEEDQTIAVGEVICTMEVEGEAASSEKKQAPSSEKKEEPVQQEDTSAKKRYSPAVLRLAQENNIDLEQVDGSGRGGRITRKDLLALIEGGNIPEKGGKAQTPPKAAEEPKPAEMAPERTAPDMDAAPAGGGETYRQPAASAGRTEEIPVSGVRKAIANNMVKSKHEAPHAWMMVEVDVTNLVNFRNKIKDEFNRKEDIKLTFLPFFVKAVVDGLKEYPQINSQWAGDKIIRHKDVHISLAVATEKELFVPVIKHADEKTIKGLAREINDLAGKVRSNSLKQEDMQGGTFTVNNTGSFGSVQSQPIINYPQAAILSVESIVKRPVVMENDAIAVRHMVNLCMSLDHRVLDGLICGKFMAHIKNTLENMNESNTRIY; encoded by the coding sequence ATGGCAACTGAAATTACAATGCCCCAGTTAGGCGAAAGTGTAACAGAGGGTACAATAACAAAATGGCTGGTACAGCCAGGCGATCAGGTGAATAAATACGACCCCATCGCAGAAGTAATGACTGATAAAGTAAATGCGGAGGTACCTTCTTCCTATACAGGAACAATCAAAGAACTGATCGCAGAGGAAGATCAGACAATTGCAGTAGGCGAAGTTATCTGCACGATGGAGGTAGAAGGAGAGGCTGCTTCTTCCGAAAAGAAACAAGCTCCATCTTCCGAAAAGAAAGAAGAACCTGTACAGCAGGAGGACACTTCAGCTAAAAAACGTTACTCTCCTGCAGTTCTCCGTCTTGCTCAGGAAAATAATATTGATCTTGAGCAGGTTGACGGTAGCGGCCGGGGCGGGCGCATTACACGGAAAGACCTTCTTGCCTTAATTGAAGGGGGCAATATACCGGAAAAAGGGGGTAAAGCCCAGACTCCGCCTAAAGCTGCTGAAGAACCAAAACCTGCAGAGATGGCTCCGGAAAGAACTGCGCCTGACATGGATGCTGCTCCAGCGGGAGGCGGGGAAACGTACAGGCAGCCTGCTGCCTCAGCTGGGAGAACGGAAGAAATCCCTGTATCCGGTGTAAGGAAAGCAATCGCAAATAATATGGTGAAATCTAAACACGAAGCCCCTCATGCCTGGATGATGGTGGAGGTGGATGTTACAAATCTCGTTAACTTCCGAAACAAAATAAAAGATGAGTTTAACCGGAAAGAAGATATTAAATTAACATTCCTGCCTTTCTTTGTAAAAGCTGTGGTTGACGGACTGAAAGAATATCCGCAAATTAACTCACAGTGGGCTGGCGATAAAATCATCCGCCATAAAGATGTGCATATTTCCCTTGCTGTTGCTACTGAAAAAGAACTTTTCGTTCCAGTAATTAAACATGCAGACGAAAAAACGATTAAAGGTTTAGCGAGAGAAATAAATGACCTTGCCGGCAAGGTGCGCTCTAATTCCCTGAAGCAGGAAGATATGCAGGGTGGGACTTTCACTGTGAATAATACAGGTTCATTCGGATCTGTCCAGTCTCAGCCTATTATTAATTATCCGCAGGCAGCGATCCTTTCGGTGGAATCGATTGTTAAACGTCCTGTGGTGATGGAAAATGACGCAATAGCTGTAAGGCATATGGTGAACCTCTGTATGTCACTGGATCATCGCGTTCTCGACGGATTAATCTGCGGTAAGTTTATGGCGCATATCAAGAATACTTTAGAGAACATGAATGAAAGTAATACGAGAATTTATTAA
- a CDS encoding BrxA/BrxB family bacilliredoxin: MDFQLFMNDVVQAGRKEMTEAGYQELKSAEEVEELLNKPGNTFVMINSVCGCAGGIARPSAAYMKNYEVQPDNYVTVFAGQDREATERARSYFEGYEPSSPSFALLKDGKIQTMIERHEIEGHEPIEVVQKLEKAFDQYFK; encoded by the coding sequence ATGGACTTTCAGTTATTTATGAACGATGTTGTTCAGGCAGGAAGAAAAGAAATGACAGAAGCAGGCTATCAGGAACTAAAATCAGCTGAGGAAGTTGAGGAGCTGCTGAACAAGCCGGGAAACACTTTTGTTATGATAAATTCAGTATGTGGCTGTGCCGGTGGAATAGCTCGTCCATCAGCTGCCTATATGAAAAACTATGAAGTACAACCTGACAATTATGTAACAGTATTTGCAGGCCAGGATCGTGAGGCGACAGAGCGTGCAAGGTCTTATTTTGAAGGATATGAGCCATCATCACCTTCCTTCGCGCTTCTCAAAGACGGTAAAATCCAGACGATGATCGAAAGGCATGAAATCGAAGGCCATGAACCAATTGAAGTGGTCCAGAAGCTGGAAAAAGCTTTTGACCAGTACTTTAAGTAA
- a CDS encoding aromatic acid exporter family protein, whose product MFRIGYRTIKTALGASLAIAIAQFLQLDYFASAAIIAILCVQKTRRSSLSMSWVRFAAAIIGMIYASVIFELLGYHFFSLGVFLLLFIPTTVALRLQAGIVTSAVIILHIYSYGTITAALIVNELALITIGVGCALLMNIYMPSVENDLSDMQNRLEELYSKIFHEFAVYIKYGESNWDGREITEAADLLQSAKNTAIQNLDNHILRYEDQYYHYFKMREKQLDIIERMMPLITSIDLQLKQGEMISDFIERLSVGVNPKNTAFIFINQLEELRDIFKEMPLPESREEFEARAAMLQLVQEIEQYLLIKRQFKTVKNYSLLR is encoded by the coding sequence ATGTTTCGGATAGGCTACAGGACGATAAAAACAGCGCTTGGAGCTTCACTGGCAATAGCGATTGCACAGTTCCTGCAGCTGGACTATTTTGCTTCAGCAGCAATCATTGCTATCTTATGTGTGCAGAAAACGAGAAGAAGCTCCCTTAGTATGTCATGGGTAAGATTTGCTGCCGCCATTATCGGTATGATTTATGCATCTGTCATTTTTGAACTGCTGGGATACCACTTTTTTTCCCTCGGAGTGTTTCTTCTCCTGTTTATTCCCACAACTGTAGCACTAAGGCTGCAGGCAGGTATTGTCACGAGTGCTGTCATCATCCTTCACATTTATTCTTACGGGACAATCACTGCTGCACTTATTGTGAACGAACTGGCTCTGATAACAATAGGGGTTGGGTGCGCTCTGTTAATGAATATATACATGCCAAGTGTTGAAAATGATCTGAGTGATATGCAGAACAGACTGGAAGAACTATACTCGAAAATATTCCATGAATTTGCTGTTTATATTAAGTATGGGGAAAGCAACTGGGACGGCAGAGAAATAACCGAAGCCGCTGATTTACTTCAGTCAGCCAAAAACACGGCAATCCAGAATTTAGACAATCACATTTTGCGTTATGAAGACCAGTACTACCATTATTTTAAAATGAGGGAGAAACAGCTCGATATTATCGAACGGATGATGCCCCTGATCACTTCCATTGATCTTCAGCTGAAACAGGGAGAGATGATAAGTGATTTCATTGAGCGGCTGAGTGTGGGGGTTAATCCGAAAAACACGGCATTTATCTTTATTAACCAGCTTGAAGAGCTTCGGGATATTTTTAAAGAGATGCCTCTGCCTGAATCGAGGGAGGAATTTGAAGCAAGAGCTGCCATGCTTCAGCTCGTTCAGGAGATAGAGCAGTATCTGCTGATTAAAAGGCAGTTTAAGACTGTAAAAAATTACTCTTTACTCCGGTGA
- a CDS encoding L,D-transpeptidase, whose translation MVSIFLSLLLVISPVWPIGENPLVGDPYIIIKKSTNELAFIYEGEVRQVYDVSTGKTDELTPEGEHTVTVKAVRPYYRKDNIQGGDKDNPLGSRWIGLDADGTDGRIYGIHGTNNPGTIGRYITAGCIRMYNNDVEILFQEVPLGTKVMITSSDASFEELGVKAGAVKETESEEENGTQ comes from the coding sequence TTGGTTTCCATATTTTTATCTTTATTGCTTGTAATTTCACCAGTATGGCCGATCGGGGAAAATCCTCTCGTAGGTGACCCGTATATCATTATTAAAAAATCAACGAATGAACTCGCATTCATATACGAGGGCGAGGTGCGGCAGGTGTATGATGTTTCTACTGGCAAGACGGATGAGTTGACACCTGAAGGAGAGCATACAGTTACAGTGAAAGCAGTGCGTCCTTATTACAGGAAAGATAATATTCAGGGAGGGGATAAAGATAATCCTCTCGGTTCCAGGTGGATAGGTCTGGATGCAGACGGAACAGATGGAAGAATTTACGGAATTCACGGTACGAACAATCCAGGAACTATAGGGAGATATATTACCGCTGGGTGCATCAGAATGTATAACAATGACGTGGAAATCCTGTTTCAGGAAGTGCCCCTTGGAACAAAAGTGATGATAACTTCCAGCGATGCTTCTTTTGAAGAACTGGGGGTAAAGGCAGGGGCGGTAAAGGAAACGGAATCAGAAGAAGAAAATGGAACACAGTAA
- a CDS encoding IS1182 family transposase produces MKHDHISFQDYNMDQLYLPMDLEVEIPTHHVCRIVNRAVEELDENILYRCYDGGGRPPYHPKMMLKIILYAYTQKIYSSRQIAKQLKENIYFMWLARHQQPDFRTINRFRSEKMKEIIYEIFFSIVDLLRNHGLVKLEDYFLDGTKVEANANKYTFVWRKATERYDSQLNEKYHKIMQGIEKVTRQDEDHAGELDEQEKLEADPITSEDIKQSITELEEKLAEAPQNREVKKAKRLLEKDLLPRKEKYETQKEILDGRNSYSKTDTDASFMRMKDDHMRNGQLKPGYNIQTGTENQFIIGFSLHQRAGDPGCLKPHFDLLEKYGRRLPNNLIADSGYGSEENYSFCEEKKIEAYVKYSTLDKEQTKKFKDQLGRVENLQYDEEEDEWICANNKRLTFQYNSDRKTENGYTTIKRVYRCVDCHGCPFQEICAKGKDTKTISVSMKNQAQRRQVRERLQTETGSQLYRRRKCDVEPVFGQIKYNRGFNRFHLRGLSKTTLEWGLLCIAHNFLKWETHLKFKGQKETKREPKAG; encoded by the coding sequence ATGAAACATGATCATATTTCTTTCCAAGATTATAACATGGATCAGCTGTATTTACCAATGGATCTTGAAGTAGAAATCCCAACCCATCACGTTTGTCGCATTGTCAATCGAGCCGTGGAAGAACTCGATGAGAATATTCTCTATCGGTGTTATGACGGGGGCGGACGTCCTCCTTATCATCCGAAAATGATGTTAAAAATTATCCTCTATGCCTATACCCAGAAAATCTACTCCTCCAGACAAATCGCAAAACAGCTTAAGGAAAATATTTATTTTATGTGGCTGGCTCGCCACCAACAGCCGGACTTCCGCACCATTAACCGTTTTCGCTCCGAGAAAATGAAAGAAATTATCTATGAGATTTTCTTTTCTATCGTTGATCTCCTTCGGAATCATGGTCTCGTAAAGTTAGAAGACTACTTCCTTGATGGCACCAAGGTTGAAGCTAACGCCAATAAGTATACGTTCGTCTGGCGAAAAGCCACCGAGCGCTACGACAGTCAGCTCAACGAAAAGTACCATAAGATTATGCAGGGTATAGAGAAGGTGACCCGGCAAGACGAGGATCACGCAGGAGAGTTGGACGAACAAGAGAAACTAGAGGCTGACCCAATCACTTCGGAGGACATCAAACAGTCCATTACTGAACTCGAAGAGAAACTGGCTGAGGCACCACAAAACCGTGAGGTTAAAAAGGCGAAGCGCCTTCTTGAAAAGGATCTCCTTCCACGAAAAGAAAAATATGAGACGCAAAAAGAAATTCTGGACGGCCGAAACAGTTACTCTAAAACCGACACTGATGCGAGTTTCATGAGAATGAAGGATGACCACATGCGTAACGGCCAGCTTAAGCCAGGCTACAATATACAGACAGGGACAGAAAACCAGTTTATCATCGGATTTAGCCTTCATCAGCGAGCTGGAGATCCAGGCTGCCTGAAACCACACTTCGATTTACTGGAAAAATACGGTCGCCGACTTCCCAACAACCTGATCGCCGATTCTGGCTATGGAAGTGAGGAAAACTACTCCTTTTGTGAAGAGAAGAAGATAGAAGCCTATGTGAAATACAGTACACTGGATAAGGAACAGACCAAAAAGTTTAAAGATCAGCTCGGTCGGGTGGAGAACCTCCAATATGATGAAGAGGAAGACGAGTGGATATGCGCTAATAATAAGCGTCTTACGTTTCAGTATAATTCTGATCGAAAAACAGAAAACGGTTATACGACAATCAAACGTGTTTACCGGTGCGTGGATTGCCACGGCTGTCCTTTCCAGGAAATATGCGCTAAAGGAAAAGATACGAAAACGATTAGTGTGTCCATGAAGAATCAGGCACAGCGAAGGCAGGTTCGGGAACGGCTTCAGACAGAAACTGGAAGTCAGCTTTACCGGCGGAGGAAGTGTGACGTAGAGCCGGTTTTTGGACAAATTAAATATAACCGAGGCTTTAATCGGTTCCATCTGAGAGGCCTTTCCAAAACGACGCTGGAATGGGGTCTTCTTTGTATTGCCCATAACTTTCTAAAATGGGAAACACATCTAAAGTTCAAGGGCCAAAAAGAAACAAAAAGAGAGCCGAAGGCAGGATAA
- the prli42 gene encoding stressosome-associated protein Prli42, with protein sequence MPRKMRKAIIYVMIATMALGTVLAGLSMY encoded by the coding sequence ATGCCCCGCAAAATGAGGAAAGCAATTATATATGTAATGATAGCTACAATGGCACTAGGTACAGTTTTAGCCGGTTTATCCATGTACTAA